In Paenibacillus sp. FSL M7-0420, a single genomic region encodes these proteins:
- a CDS encoding c-type cytochrome, with protein sequence MQKWIMSGLFFAACAFAVILMFTLPGKSEVAEQNKPTMPEVVLDAAGAEATVKANCISCHGDQLQGGAGPSLQQEGASHDAAQIYSIVTKGRGQMPPFKDRLAPEEIANVALWLAEKK encoded by the coding sequence ATGCAGAAATGGATCATGAGCGGTTTGTTTTTTGCCGCCTGTGCCTTTGCAGTAATCTTAATGTTTACCTTACCCGGGAAATCCGAGGTGGCGGAACAGAACAAACCGACCATGCCGGAGGTTGTGCTGGACGCTGCGGGCGCAGAAGCCACAGTGAAGGCCAATTGTATCTCCTGCCACGGTGACCAGCTTCAGGGCGGGGCGGGGCCCAGCCTGCAGCAGGAAGGCGCTTCGCATGACGCAGCTCAGATCTACAGCATAGTCACCAAGGGCCGCGGACAGATGCCCCCCTTCAAAGACAGGCTGGCCCCTGAAGAGATTGCGAATGTAGCCCTATGGCTGGCCGAGAAGAAATAA
- a CDS encoding GNAT family N-acetyltransferase, which translates to MISSPLTFYVVPMEPQHAAEICEWSYKPPYNIYGWMSWEQMQALGVEFGDPQLRSEQYVSVVNGQGVLCGFAQLFPMEGIVRLGVGMRPDLCGHGMGHLFMKAIVQAAQTRYPEREIDLEVLTWNQRAIRAYQKCGFTITDTYERRTPTGNKPFYCMVYEE; encoded by the coding sequence ATGATTAGCTCCCCGCTAACCTTTTACGTGGTGCCTATGGAGCCGCAGCATGCCGCTGAGATCTGTGAGTGGAGCTACAAGCCTCCGTATAATATTTACGGCTGGATGTCCTGGGAGCAGATGCAGGCGCTGGGCGTGGAGTTCGGAGACCCGCAGCTGCGCAGCGAGCAATATGTGTCGGTAGTGAACGGACAAGGCGTTCTGTGCGGCTTCGCCCAGCTCTTTCCGATGGAGGGGATAGTCCGGCTTGGAGTCGGAATGCGGCCCGATCTGTGCGGTCATGGAATGGGGCATCTGTTCATGAAGGCTATTGTGCAGGCAGCACAGACCCGTTACCCGGAACGCGAGATCGATCTGGAGGTGCTGACCTGGAACCAGCGCGCCATCCGCGCCTATCAGAAATGCGGGTTCACCATAACAGATACCTATGAGCGCCGTACCCCGACGGGCAATAAGCCTTTTTATTGCATGGTCTATGAGGAATAG